The Roseibaca calidilacus genome has a window encoding:
- a CDS encoding NAD(P)/FAD-dependent oxidoreductase, with protein sequence MKLQRRTFLASVSAASAIMAAPAVMGQARPRVVVIGGGSGGGTVARYIAKDSDGAVDVTLIEPTKRYYTCYFSNLYLGGFWEYDALGHGYEGIAAAGVNVVHDWAIGVDRDARNVTLASGASVPYDKLVVAPGIDFVDNAVAGWDVTKQSLMPHAYKSGTQVQLLKNQIENMREGGTFCMVAPPNPYRCPPGPGERVSMVAHMLSQSNPTAKILVVDPKENYSKQALFEEGWAKHYGGMVTRIGPDFGGANVEVRPDAMEVVIDGQTEKVDVCNVIPAQKAGKIAELAGLTNDAGWAPVMPSDMRSTMDENVFVLGDAAEQGAMPKSGFSANSQAKVVANVVRGELTGSRIFPARYSNTCWSLIATDDGVKVGASYEPGESQIESVSSFISQTGEDADLRRQTYEESIGWYNGIVADIFG encoded by the coding sequence ATGAAGCTTCAACGCAGAACATTTCTGGCCAGCGTTTCTGCTGCCAGCGCCATCATGGCGGCTCCGGCTGTTATGGGGCAGGCACGTCCGCGTGTCGTGGTTATCGGTGGTGGGTCCGGCGGCGGCACGGTTGCGCGCTATATCGCCAAGGATAGCGATGGCGCCGTCGATGTTACGCTGATCGAACCGACAAAGCGCTATTACACCTGCTATTTTTCGAACCTGTATCTGGGCGGGTTCTGGGAATATGACGCGTTGGGGCATGGCTATGAAGGGATTGCCGCGGCTGGCGTGAACGTGGTGCATGATTGGGCGATTGGTGTCGACCGCGATGCGCGCAACGTGACGCTCGCCTCTGGCGCGTCTGTTCCCTATGATAAATTGGTCGTCGCACCGGGGATCGACTTTGTCGATAATGCCGTGGCGGGCTGGGATGTGACCAAGCAAAGCCTGATGCCCCATGCCTACAAGTCGGGCACGCAGGTGCAGCTTCTGAAAAACCAGATAGAGAACATGCGCGAAGGCGGCACCTTCTGCATGGTCGCCCCGCCAAACCCTTACCGCTGCCCCCCCGGTCCGGGAGAGCGCGTGTCGATGGTTGCGCATATGCTGTCGCAATCCAACCCGACCGCGAAAATCCTTGTTGTGGACCCAAAGGAAAACTATTCCAAGCAGGCCCTGTTTGAGGAAGGCTGGGCCAAGCATTATGGCGGTATGGTCACGCGCATCGGCCCCGATTTCGGCGGTGCGAATGTCGAAGTGCGCCCCGATGCGATGGAAGTGGTCATCGACGGTCAAACCGAGAAGGTCGATGTCTGCAACGTGATCCCGGCACAAAAAGCGGGCAAGATCGCGGAACTGGCTGGCCTGACCAATGATGCAGGATGGGCACCGGTCATGCCGTCTGACATGCGGTCAACCATGGACGAAAACGTATTTGTGTTGGGCGATGCCGCAGAGCAGGGCGCAATGCCGAAATCTGGCTTTTCGGCCAACAGTCAGGCCAAGGTCGTGGCCAATGTGGTGCGCGGCGAATTGACCGGCAGCCGCATCTTCCCGGCGCGTTACTCTAACACCTGCTGGTCGCTGATCGCCACCGATGACGGTGTGAAAGTGGGGGCGAGCTACGAGCCGGGCGAAAGCCAGATCGAATCTGTGTCCAGCTTTATCAGCCAGACCGGGGAAGACGCAGATCTGCGCCGCCAAACCTACGAAGAGAGCATTGGCTGGTATAACGGGATCGTGGCCGATATCTTTGGCTAA